In Deinococcus metallilatus, the sequence ACACACGGTCGTGAGCGGCCCGGCCGCCAGCCTCGGCGGGGCGATCCTCGCGCACGGGGTGATGGACGGCGTGTTCTTCGAGGTGGGCGGCACCAGCACGAACATCGGCGTGATCAAGGACGGCCAACCCGCCCTGAAGTACATGACCGTGATGGACGTGCCCACCGGCCTGCGCGCCGCGGACATCCGCATCGCGGGCGTGGCGGGCGGCAGCCTGGTACGGCTGCGCGGGCGGCGCATCGAGGATGTCGGCCCGAGAAGCGCGCACATCGCGGGCCTCGCGTACTCCAGCTTTGCTGCACCGGACGCCCTGACTGGCGCGGGGCTGGAGCTGATCGCCCCCAGCGCCGGTGACCCTGCCGATTACGCGGTCCTGCGCACGCCGGACGGTCAGCGGTTTGCCATCACCCCGACCTGCGCCGCGAACGCGCTGGGCGCGATTCCCGAGGGGGGGTACGCGCACGCGCACCCGGAAAGTGCCCGGCTCGCCCTGGGTGTGCTCGGGCAACACCTGGGGGCGAGCATGGAAGCGGCGGCGCAGGCGGTGCTGGAGGCCAGCGCGGAGAAGCTCACCCGGACCGTGCAGGGCCTGGTGCGCGAGTACGGGCTGCGCGGCACACCGCTGTACGGCGGGGGCGGCGCGGCGAGCGTGCTCGGCCCGGTCGTCGCCCGGCGGCTGAGGGTGCCGTTCGTGCCCATCCCGCACAGCGACGTGATCTCGTCCATCGGGGCGGCGCTCGCCGTCATCCGGGTGGAGCGGGAGCGCAGCGTCACCCGGCAGGACCCCACGGTCGCGGACCTGCTCGAGCGCGAGGTGGGCGACGAGGCGGTGCGGCTGGGGGCGGACCCCGCCTCGCTGCGCGTCGAGACGGAGTACAGCGCCCGCGAAGGGCGGCTGCGGGCGGTGGCGACCGGCGCCCACCCGCTGAGCGCGCGCACCCGCCCGCTCGACGCGGACGAGGTGCAGCAGCAGGCCCGGCAGGTGCTGGGGGACCAGGCCCGGCTGGTGTTCGGCGGGACCCACCACACCCTGTTCGTCGCCTCCCGCGTGCGGCGCGGCCTGCTGCGCCGGGCCGAGCAGCACGCGGCCCTCGTCCTCGACGGGCGCGGGGTGCGGCTGCTGCGCTTCGAGGACGCGCAGGTCCTCACCGGCCCCCCGCACGAGGCGCTGGACCGGTTGCGGACCCTGCTGGCGGGACGGGCCGTCGCCCCGCACGTCGCCGCCCTGACCGCCTCCCGGCTGCGCGACTACGCGCACCTGCACGACCCGGCGCTGCTACTGCGCCAGTTGGGCGAGAACCTGCGCCTGGAGGGCCAGGTCGCGCTCATCGTCGAGCAGTGAGCCCACAAGGAGAATCATGCTGTACCGCCGTCAACGCAACCTGTCCCCCCTGCTCGTGACCGTCGCGGCCCTGCTCGGCCTCGCGCTGGGCTTCCTCGCGGGGCGGGCCACCGCGCCCCGGCCGACCCTGACGAGCCTGGTCGCTCCCAGCGTGGCCCATGTGCGCCAGGCCTCCGGCGCGTTGGAGATCGTCCCGCTGGAGTACGCCCGCGCCCAGCAGGGCAACACCAGCAGCCTGGGCGCGGCCCGGACGGCCGCCCGGCAGGCGCAGGCGGAACTGGACGAGGCGACGCTGCTGCGCCAACTGAACCCGGGTGGGTTCCGTGAGGCGCGGGCGGCGTTGGTGGCCCTCACCGGTGCCCTCGACGCCCGCCGCGGCACCGACGCCGTGCAGGAGGACGTGACGCGCGCTCAGGCGGCGTTGCGGGAACTCCAGGCGATCGGCACGCCAGACCAGTGAGGGCGCAGACCCCATGACTTCCCCTGCCCAAGAGCGCCTGCTGCACGCCGCCCACACCCTGTTCTCCGGCCGCAGCATTCATCGGGTCTCCATCGACGACATCGTGCGGGAGGCCGGAAGCACCAAGGCCACCCTCTACCGGCACTACCGCAGCAAGGACGACCTCCTCCTCGCGGTGATGCGCTGGGAGTCCCAGGCCTGGCTGCACGGGTTTCAGGACAACGTCGCGCGTCTGGAGCCTCACCCCGCCCGGCAACTGCTGGTCGTGGTCGACGCGCTCGCGGGCGGGTGGGCGCGCCCTGGCTTCCGGGGGTGCGTGCTGACCCGCCTCGTTCTGGAACAGGCTGATCCCGACCACCCGGCGGGGCAAGTGCTGGAGGACCACCAGCGGCGCGTGCGGGAGTACCTCGCGGTCCTGGCCCGTCGGGCGGGACGGCCGGAGCCTGACCGGCTCGCGGCCGAACTGCACCTCGTTCTGGAGGGGGCCGCCCTGCTGGCCGGGGTGGGGCGGGACCGCGAGGCCTTCTCCCGGGCACGGGCGATCGCCGGGCAGTTGCTCGGCGACCCTGTTTACGGGGAGAAGGCCGATGGGGCGTGAACGGCTCACGGGTCGGTGAGCCACTCCAGGTGAGTCGGCGAGGCGCGGTGAAGCGTGAATCGGAGCACCCGACGTGACGAAGATCCCTGGGCGGTGAAGGTGTGGTGTTCGCGTTGACGGCAGCGGTGTCAGCCATCGTGATCGCGTGCCCGGATGCACTGGCGCTGGCAACGCCGACGGCAATCACGGTCGGCGTGGGGAAGGGGGCGTGGGAGGGCGTGCTGGGCTTCCTCGCGCGCCCCAGCCGACCCTGGCGAGCCTGGTCGCTCCCAGCGTGGCCCATGTGCGCCAAGTCTCCGGCGCGCTGGAGGTCGTGCCGCTGGAGTACGCCCGCGCTCAGCAGGGCAACGCCGGCAGCCTGGGCGCGGCCCGGACGGCCGCCCGGCAGGCGCAGGCGGAACTGGACGAGGCGACGCTGCTGCGTCAACTCAACCCGGGCGGGGTCCGCGAGGCGCAAGCGGCCCTGGCCGACCTCGCCCGGACCCTCGACACGAACGGCAGCCCGCAGGCCGTGGAGGCGAACGCCACGCGGGCCTAGGCCGCGCTGCGCGACCTTCAGGCCATCGGCACACCCTGACGCCGGACATGGGGGTGGAGCCACCAAGGCTGCGGCGGGCGGCCCGGTCCTGCCGGGCCGTTCACCCGCTGGCGGCTGACAAGAATTCGGGTGGAACAGGGACACGCTTGTTCCGCCCGAGCGGGCTTGATGGGCCTACGACGAGATGGACGAATCCTCTTCGCCGGAATGACAATGACGCCCCGCGAGGGGGCGTCACTGGAATTCACCTACTTGAAGCGCGCGCGGAACGCGTCACTGACGGGCTTCTTCTCCGCCGGTCGCGCATCCTGGTGACGCGCGCGGATCCCTGTCATCAACTGTTGCGCCTCGCGAATGCTGGCGTGACTCTCGGCGCGCAGCTCCTCGCGGCGGTCCATCGTCGTCTCAACAGGCTGACGCATCGTCTCCGCTCCTCTCACCATCTCAAATGCACGTTACGGCTTCCCATAACATGCAGTGCATGAACTGTACCACAGTTGTGCCCAGGGGTCACGACCCATGCGGTGGAACCCCCTGACAGCGTAAGGAATTTCCTCACGCCTCATCAGGTAACTCCGGCGGGTCCATGATGTTCAGCTCGCACACCAGGCCCGGTCGCAGCGCGCTGTTCGGCGCGTGATCCAGCCCCGCGTGCACCGTCGTGATGGCTGGCCCCGTCAACCACACGGCCTCCCGCCAGCGGCAGCCATCCCAGTAGTGCTCACTCTTGCCCAGCGTGTATCCGCACAGCAGGTGAAACTCTCGCGCGTAGGTACCCCCCACGTTCACAGGACGGTGGTACCGCACGTTCAGGTTGTACTGATCGCGGTACCGGGGGTCCGTGGGATACGTCAGCAGGAACGCGAACCGGGCCAGCTCGTCGGTCACGACGGGATCGCTGACGTACAGGTTCAGGAGCCGCAACAACTCGTAGTACACCAGCAGCGTGTGCGGGAACTCCTCGTACGCGATTACGGGGTCCTCGGCGAACCGCGCGCGCAACCGCGCGAGGTACCCCTTGAACCGGCGGAACTCCTCCTCGGGGTCCGGCTCGAACGCCTGAAGTTCATCGTGCACGACGTTCAGGTTGTTCACGACCGCCTCGTACACGGCGGTGTAGAACCGCTCGTGCTGACTGTAATGCCGGTCCAGGTGCCCGTCCAGGTCGCGCCACGCGTTGGCGGGCGGGTTCACGAGGCTGCTCACCGTGCCCAGGAACTCCCAGTCGACGTCCAGCGTGGCTGGCAGTTGCCCCACGTGCGGTTCGTGACTGACGAGCGCGTGCGAGTGTACGTACTCTGTATCCGCGCGCTTCAGAACCCCGTGCAGCGGTTGATCGTCGTTGTCAGCCTCGGGGTAGCGGGGGCGCCGGATCTGGCTCATCCCGTCAGTTTACTGGCGTGCTGGAGGGCTCCCGAAGGCCCAGGGCCAGGTGGTACAGGCGGCGCCGGTAGTTCACGCGCGTCGATTCCGTACAGGAGGACAAACAGGACTCTCTCCCGCTCGTCCCGGAACGCCTTGTCCTGAGTCCCCTCCTGCTGTTTGGCCAGGAACTCACGGCGGGCGCGCAGGTGTCGCTCACGCCACGACAGGGGCAAGGGCAGAGGTCTAGAGGCTGGATAGAAGGCAAACCAAGTTGAAGGCGCGGACTCTGGGGCCAGCAGAATGAGGAATGATCCGGCAAGGCTATCCGAGTGACGTGGACGACGAGACGTACCATTTCCTGCTGCCCTACCTGGCGTTGAGCCCTGAAGACGCGCCACAGCGGAAGTACCCCTTGCGAGACGTGTTGAACGCGTTGCTGTGGATCAGTCGAACGGGCGCGCAGTGGGACTATTTGCCGAACGACTTCCCCCCGCCTGAGATCGTGCGATCTCAGGCGCAGCGGTGGTTTGCTGCTCACTGCTTCGAGAACGCCGTCCATGACCTGCGGTTGTTCAGCCGGATTCAGCAGCAACGCGGAGGGTTCCCCTCCGCGATCATCGTGGACAGCCGAACGCTCCAAAGCACCCCCGAAAGCGGTCATCGTGCAGGCTACGACGGGGCCAAGCGGCGCAAAGGCACCAAAGTCCACCTGGTCGTTGATACCCTCGGGCATTTCATCGCCCTGATGACCTCGCCCGCCAACGAACAGGACCGGGCTCAGGTGGAAGAACTCTGCCGGGAAGCCCAGCAACTTACCGGCGGAATGCTCGAAGTCGCCTTCGTCGATCAGGGCTACACCGGCGAAGAGACACTTGAGGCGGCCAGGAAAAGCAATATCGAGCTGATCGTCGTGAAGCGTCCGGACGCTTCACGCGGCTTCGTCCTGCTCCCCAGACGCTGGGTTGTGGAGCGGTCCTTGGCCTGGTTGTCGCGCTTCCGTCGCCTGGGACGGGATTTAGAACGCTTGTCCTCCACCCTCATCGGCTTTCACTTCGTCGCGGCCTGTGTTCTGATGCTGGCGAAAATCAAGCCCTTTCTTGGATAAGGTTCTGCCCAGCCTCTAGCGCGGTACCCATCCGGAACCCGACCAGCACGCCTAGCCCCAGGGCAACCCTGCTCGCCCTGGTGCCTGCCCGGGTCCATGGTGTCCGGCGGGCGGGGGAACGGCCCGGCGACGGGGGCGGATGGGGCGGGTTCGTCAGGGCGCTGGCCATGCCCGGGAGGCCCTGACCCCGGTCCCGGCGCCGGGGTGACGCGGCCCGCGGAGGCAGGCGCCACGCGACCAGCGTGACCTCGCTCAAGCTTGGGGCTTCCCGAGGCGGGCGCCGCGCGGCGGGCCAGCAGGTGACCGCCCGCTTCCCCACGGGGCGGCGCCACACCGTTCACCCGGTGTGCTGGTCCGCGCGGTGCAGGGGAGCTTCGACCCGGCCTCGCTGCCGCGTCCCCATCCACCACGCCGCCAGCCCGGTGCTGAGCGGCACGGCGAGGAGCATGGTGATCAGGGCGATCAGCAGTCCGGCCAGTTCGGAGAACAAGGCCTCGCCGTTCAGGGTCACCCACATCGGGGTCGTCCCGTTGGCCCGGAGCAGGAGCATCAGGGGCAGCGCCCCCGCCGCGTACCCCAGCACCAGGACGGTGACCATGCTGCCCACGTGGTCCCCGCCCACCTGCATGCCCAGGGCATACAAGCGGCGGATGGGCAGGCCCGGCTGGGTCTGGGCGACCGTCTCCACCACAGAGGCCTGGGTGACGGTGACATCGTTCATGGCACCGAGCGCCGAGAGGACGACCCCGACGACATACAGGCTCAGCGCGTTGATGCCGTAGGATCCCTGGGCGACCACGGCCGCCCGGTCCGCGGTGCCGCTGAGGTGCGTCAGGTGCGCGACGAGGAGGGTGAGGAAGTACCCAGCGGTGGTCGCGGTCCACAGGGCGGTCAGGGCGGCGTGACTTTTCCAGTTCCACCCGTGGACCAGGTAGACGCAGACGGCCAGCACGGCGCCCAGGGCCGGAATGGTCAGGGGGGCACTGCTGTGCCCGGACAGCAGCGCGGGCAGGATGAACACCCACAGGGCCAGCAGGGTGAGGGTGCTGCCCAGGATGGCCCGGAAGCCCTTACCGCGCGCCACCGCGACGGCGATGACCATCACGGCGCCGAGCAGCCAGCCCAGGTACGGGGTGCGAACCGGGTCATTCAGGACGTAGTCTTTGCCCGTTTTGTAGATGACCACCGGCTCACCCCGGGTGTAGGTGGGGCCGTCCGCGTAGGAGAGCGCGTTCACGATCTCGCCGTCTTCCAGGGTCACCAGCACCTCATCCTCGCTGTACCGCTGCTCGTAGGTGCCGCGCAGGTACGTGCCCAGGGGGGCGGGCGACTCGGGGAGGCGGACGCATCCCCCCAGCAGCAGGGGCAGCGCGGCAAGGAGCGGCAGGAGGAGGCGTGCCGGCCACGGAACACCAAGGGGGAGGACAGGCATGGGCGAACCGCATCATACCTGTATGGCTGTACAGATCTCATGGGTACGACTGGGCCTGCACGAAGGCGTCGGGCGCGACGAGTCCCCGGGACGCCGGGATGCGGCCGGTGGCCCCAGAGCGGGTCAGGACCAGAGTCCAGAATCCTGATACGTCAGGGACTTGGCGTTGCCAGGCGGGCGCGATCATGCGGCAACACTCGTGCCCTCACGCCTCTCACGTAGGGTAGCGATACGCGCGTTGGGCAAGCGGCGCAAGTCACGGGTCAGCACCCGGGCGACGGCGTGAGGGGTGCCGGCCGCCGCCCACACCGCGTCCAACTCCAGCAAGGCGTCATCCAGCAGCGTGACCAGCGAGCGGACGTGACCCACCGGCGGCACCCCGCCGACCGCAAAGCCCGTGCATTCCCGCACGAACGCCGCGTCCGCCTTCCCCACAGCCTCGCCCAGGCACTCGGCCAGGCGGGTCTCGTCCACGCGGTCACGACCGCTGAGCATCACCAGCACCGCCTCGCCACCCCCCATGCGGAACACGAGCGACTTGGCGATCTCCTCCACGTCACACCCCAGGGTGGCGGCCGCCTCCGCGGCGGTGCGTGTGTAGCCGGGCAACTCCACGACCTCGGCGGGAACACCGAGCGCGCGCCAGGCGTCCTGAACCTTCCGGGCGCTGGGCGCCAGGTCAGCCACGGTGCCCTCCACGAGCAGGGGCAACGGTGAACGGCACGCAACACCTGGGACCGGCGCACATAGTGGTGATGGTATGTGATGCCCCCGCCGGTCAGCACGAGGTCCGGGTCACAGGTCCACTCGCCACGACCAGCCCCCTCCTCAAGTGGGCCTGGCGTGTTGGGCGGATGCACGGCGTCCTTCACGCGGCTGCGCTGGGGTATGTTCGACGCCCATACGCTGTCCGGCTTCCTGGTGGCCGCCGTCGTCATCGCGCTCACCCCCGACCCGACTCAATGCTGGTGCTGCCCGGTCGCTCATGGGTGGGCGCCGCACCAGTGTGGTGACCGCCCTGGGCAGTCGCCCCCGCCTTCGAGGTCGTGAAGTTCGCGGGGGTCGCCTACCGAATGTACCTGGGCGTCCGGGCGTTGCGAGACCGGGCCACACCCCTCCTCCCCGACCGGGCGGTACCGGTGAGTGGGGCGAGGGCGTTGTGGCAGGCGGTGGTGACGGACGTGCTCAATTCGAAGGCGGCGCCGTTCTTCATGGCGTTTTTGCCGCCATTCGTGCATAGGGTCACGCCAGCAGGGCGCGGAAATGAACGCTAAGCCGCCTACAGTTTTCCTTGCTGGGCTGAGCCCAGGAAGGGCCGTGAGTGACCATACGCGAGGCAGAGCGACGGCACCCACCGTCCCCCCTCTCCCGCTTGACACGAGCTTAACAGCACCCCCCTAGCCTGCACGCATGCGGAAAACACTCCTGACCGTGCTGGCCCTGGGCGCCCTGCCCACCCCGGCCCTCGCCCAGATGAACCACGGCACTATGCACATGGCCACCCCCGCGACCGGCATGAACCCGCCGATGGACCTGAGCGCTCTGAAGGCGATGACCGGCAAGGCCTTCGACCGCGCCTTTCTCTCCATGATGATCCCGCACCACCAGGCCGCCGTCGCCATGAGCCAGGCCGTCCTCGGCACCCGGGACCCCAAGGTCAAGGCCTGGGCGAACACCATCATCCGGGACCAGAACCGGGAGATCGCCCAGATGAACACCCTGCTGAAGAGTTACGGCGGCGCCGACAGCGAGATGCAGGCGAGCATGATGGGCGACATGGCGAGCAGCGTGAAAAGCGCCAGCAACAAGGACCGCGCCTTCGTGCAGGGCATGATTCCGCACCACGCCTCCGCCATCGACATGGCGAACCTCGCCCTCCAGAAATCGCAGAACCTCAGCGTGCTGGGGCTCGCCCGCGACATCACCCGCGCCCAGGCCGCCGAGATGTACGACTTCAAGGCCTACCTGCTGCGCTGAGCGTCCGCGACACCGTGCCCCACCCCTCCGGTGGGGCTCCTTTGTGCCCCGCCTCCCCCCGGAGACCCCATGCCCAACGTCCTGATTGTGGACGACGACCCCGCCATCCTCGAAATCCTGCGCGCCTACCTCGCTGCGGAAGGACACACGGTTCTGGAAGCGGCCGACGGGATTCAGGCCCGCACCCTGCTCCCCCGTGCCGACCTCGCCATCCTCGACTGGATGCTGCCCGGTGTGTCTGGCCTGGAACTGGCCCGGGAAGCTCGGGCCGCCCGCCTCGACCTGCCCATCCTGATGCTCACCGCACGAGGGGAAGAAGAAGACAAGCTGCGCGGTCTGGACCTCGGCCTCGACGACTACGTGGTCAAGCCCTTTAGCCCTCGGGAGGTCGTCGCCCGGGTCCGCGCCCTGCTGCGCCGGGTGGGCGTCCGCGACACGGTGAGCAGCGGGGGCCTGGAACTTGACCTGCGCGCCCGCACGGCGACCTTGGACGGGCAACCCATCGACCTCTCCAAGCTGGAATACGACCTGCTGGCCGCGCTCGCCTCCCACCCCGGCCTCGCCTGGACCCGGGAGCGGTTGCTGGAACGGGTCTGGGGCCAGGACTTCCCCGGCACCGAGCGGGTGGTGGACGTGCATGTGACGGGCCTGCGCAAGAAGCTCGGAGATGACGCCGACCGACCCCGTTTCATCGAGACGGTGCGGGGCGTCGGCTACCGCTTCAGGACCGACACTTGAGCGAGGAGGTCCCGTGAAGCTCTACCCCCGCCTGTTCCTGTCGCACCTGCTGGTCATCCTGATCGCCGTCGGCGCCATGCTGGTCCTGACCGAACTGCTCGCCCCCGCCTTCGTGCGCCACCACGTCGAGCAGATGGTGCGCCTGATCGGCCCGGACGGGGCCAGCCTGCGCCCCGACCTGGAACGGGGGATGCGCCGCACCCTCAACTCCGCCCTGCTGGTGTCCCTCCCCCTCGCGCTGCTGGTGGCCGCCCTGACGGCCCTGCTCTCGGCGCGGCGGGTGGTGCGGAGCGTGACCCTGCTGCGGGACGGCAGCCACGCCATCGCGGCCGGGGAGTACCGGCGGCGCCTGCCCGAGGAGGGCCGCGACGAGCTGACCGACCTCGCGCGGCACTACAACCGGATGGCCGGGGCGCTGGAGCGGGTCGAGCAGGGCCGGGTGGAACTGATCTCGAACGTGGCGCACGAACTGCGCACCCCCCTGGCCGCCCTGCGTGGGTACGCCGAGGCGCTGAGAGACCGGGTGCTGGCCCCCGAGGTGGCCTCGGACGCCATCGTGCGGGAGACAGTGGCGATGGAACGGCTGGTGCGGGACCTGAGCCTGGTGTCCCGGGTGGAGGCGGGCGCCGTGGAGCTGCACCCGACGGACTTCCGACCGGGGGAGTTGCTGAGGGCCGCGCTGGAGCGCTTCGAGGGCGCCGCTCAGGACCGGGGCATCCACCTGGCCCTGCAAACGGACGACCCTCTCCCACGGGTCACGGCGGACTTCGAGCGGGCCTCGCAGGTCCTGGCGAACCTGCTCTCGAACGCCCTGCGGCACACTCCCAGCGGCGGGTCCGTCACGCTTGCGGCCCACGCGGCGGACGGTCGGGTGACCTTTGAGGTGCGGGACACCGGGAGCGGCATTCCCGAGGAGCACCTGGGCCGCATCTTCGAGCGGTTCTACCGGGTGGACCCGGCGCGGACCCGGGGCGAGGGAAGCGGGGTGGGCCTCACCATCGCCAAGGGCCTAATCGAGCGCATGGGCGGCACGCTCACCGTCACGTCGGGGCCAGGAGGCAGCACGTTCGGCTTCACGTTGCTGGCCGCCCATACGGGGAGCACCTGAGGTCTTCCCATTGGTCGCTGTGAGCCGAAGTCGGACAAACGCCGCCCCAAAGGGCGACGTTTTGTGGCTTTTGGGGGAGCGCCAGCCGTGGCGCGGAAACCAACGCTCAGCCTCCAGCACCTCGCTCTCACCGGGCCGGTCCAGGTCGGCGAAGGGGCCGTCAGGCGCCCTGCGCGAGCAGAGGAGACAGCTCAACGTGGTCCCGCCCCAGCACGTTGACGTGCTCGAACAGCAGCGGTGACCGCCGCACGACATCCTCCAGCAACACGGTGGCCCCCGCCGCCTTCAGGTGATTCAGGATGGTGTCGAGGCCGCCCTTCATGGCACCGAGACGTTCAGGGGCGCATCGCGGGGATGTGACGGCCACACACGCCGCCTGACCGGAGAGGGGGCAAGGAGCGGCCGGGTGGCCGCTCCTTCCGTCTTACGTCTTACTGCCGGTGTTCGGGGTGGGGGTCCTCGCTCAGCCACTGCTGATGCACCTGCTCGTGGTTCAGCTTCAGGTGCACATGCTCGTCCACGTGATCCACCGCGCTCAGCGGCAGCCAGTGGTGCGTCCCCGAGTCGTCCCGGCTCAGCTTGATGTACTCCCCGTCTACCCGGTCCACCTCGCCGTGCCGGTGCCCGTCCGCGCAAATCACCGGCATGTGCTCCTGAATCTGTGCTCCCGTCGTCATGGTCTGACCTCCCTGGGTCCGCCTCCATCCTCCGGTCTCTCCGGGGAGTGGGACAGCCCAAGCGCGACCTTATTCCTCTTTTGTGCGCATGTATGAACAGTTGTTCAGTCAATATGGACGGGCGTGGCTCACCTGTGCCCCCGTGAAGCCGCAGGAGGGCATCCATCCTCAACCGTTCATTCTTCTGCTCACCTGGAAGCCCACCCGGAATTGCCCCTGACCCTCCGCGAGATTCAACAGCAGGGGGTGGTCCAGCGCGAAAGGGAGGACCACGACGAGTACGGCCGTGGGGCTCATGGCTCCCGACCGATGGTCCCGCGCCACGACGAGCATCATGAGCGCGACCGCCACCACGAGGACCGGCACGACTGGGGACACCATGACGAGCATGGCGGGACCACCGCCGGCACCACGATTGAGGGCCTCTGCAAAGCGTCGAAGAGTGCCAAGACTGGATGACCGACAACCTCACCTCTGAATGGCCTCTCCGGGGACCAAGACCTGATGCCTGGCCGGACCATATCTTTGCCTCGTTGAGCGTGTCAGCGTGGCGAACGATGGGGTTCCGGTCATCCGGTGGGGTTAATCGGGCGGTTGAGCGTTCGACCTCTCCCCTTCATGGAGCCGAACGCAGAAGGTCCACCGCCGACCTCTCTCAGGATGGGGCCCGGGGACGTCCGTATGGACGTCCCCGGGCACTGATCTCTTGACGGATTACTGGCGGTGTTCGGGATGGGGGTCCTCACTCAACCACTGCTGGTGGACCTGTTCGTGGCCCAGGTTCAGGTGGACGTGCTGATCCACATGGTCCACGGCACTTATGGGCAGCCAGTGCGGCTGTGCGGAATCGCCCCCCGACAGCTTGATGTACTCCCCGTCCACGCCGTCCACCTGGCCGTGATCCATTCCGTCCGCACACTTCACCGGCATGCCTGGCTTGATCTGCGACTGCATCGTCATCGGGTGCCTCCTGTCCAGACAGCGTACGTTCTTCTTTCCAAGGTGGAAATGAGCCTCCTGTCAACCCCGCTTCATGGCTGAACAGACTTACATATGAATGTTCACTCAGGTATACTGAACCCATGACGGCCTCACCCCCCCGCCCAGATGCCCCTTTGCCGGAGACCGCTCACCTGACCTATTTCGTGGACGGGATGGACTGTGCGAGTTGCGTGCAAAAAGTCGAGCGCATGATGGCCACGCTGCCCGGCGCGAGCGGCGTCAAAACGAGCTTCAACAAGCAGACGCTCGACCTGGACCTCGACGAGACCCGGACTTCACGCACAACCCTGGAACAAAATCTCCAGGCGCTGGGTTACACACCTGAATTGCTGAGCCGTGCCGCCCCCCTCACCCCGATCGAGGACCTCTCCCACCTGACCTACTTCGTGGACGGGATGGATTGTGCGAGTTGCGTGCAGAAGGTCGAACGCATGATGGCCACCGTGCCGGGCGCGAGCGGCGTGAAGACCAGCTTCAACAAGCAGACCCTGGAACTCGACCTCGACGAGCGCCAGACCCCTCGCGCCCTGCTGGAGCGCAACCTGCACTCCCTGGGCTACACCCCTTCCCTGCAGGGAGGAGCGGCCTCTCCGTCCGCCGCCAAGAGCCACGAGGGCCATGACCACGCGGGGCAGGACCACCACGACCACGATCACGGCAGCCACGATCACGACCCCGGGGGTCATGGTCACACCCACGAGATCCCCAAACCGGGTCAGCCCTGGTACGCGACCGGGCAGGGCAAGCTGGTCGTGACCTCCGGCGTGCTGCTCGCCCTGGCCTGGCTGTTCGGCTTTATCGAGCCTCAGTTCGCCACCGTCGGTTTTATCGCCGCGACCTTGATCGGCGTGTGGCCGCTGGCGAAGAAGGCGGTGGCGAGTGCCCGCTTCGGGGACTACTTCAGCATCAACACGCTGGTGAGCCTCGCCGCCCTCGGCGCTATCCTGATCGGGGAAGCGGCCGAGGGCGCGGTCGTCGTGTTCTTCTTCGCGGTCGGCGAACTCCTGGAGGGCATCGCCGCCGGTCGGGCCCGCGCCGGGATTCAGGCGCTCGCAGCGCTGGCTCCCAAGACGGCCCTGCTCGTTGAAGGTCAGGGCACCCGCGAGGTACCTGCCAATGCCCTGCGGGTCGGGCAGACCGTGCAGGTGAATCCGGGGGCGCGGGTGCCCGCCGACGGCACCATCCTGAGCGGCACCTCCAGTCTCGACGACAGCCCCGTGACGGGGGAGAGCGTCCCGGTTGTGAAGAGCGCGGGGAACAGCGTGTACGCGGGCAGCATCAACACCGACGGGGTGCTGACCGTGCGGGTGGATAAGGCCGCCAGCGACAACACCATCGCCCGGATCATTCACATGGTCGAGGAGGCGGAGGGCAGCAAGGCGCCCACCGCGCGCTTCATCGACCGCTTCAGCCGGTACTACACCCCCGGGGTGGTGGCGGTGTCCGCCCTGGTCGCCCTGGTT encodes:
- a CDS encoding hydantoinase/oxoprolinase family protein, yielding MTDHPLPVRIGIDVGGTFTKGVALGRDGHLLAVSHVPTTHWHALGVAAGVLDALRALLRDLPPGAAPALVAHSTTQATNALLEGDTALVGILALGEARDERRVQSVTRPPAGLRARHAFVATDGPDFDARVRAVLDRWRAEGVGAVAVSQAFGVDDAHFERRVGDLAREGGFPVSLGSDLSGAYGLEMRTLSAAVNASILPTMLRTARHVRDAVGELLPDTPLLIVRGDGGAADLRAFEETPLHTVVSGPAASLGGAILAHGVMDGVFFEVGGTSTNIGVIKDGQPALKYMTVMDVPTGLRAADIRIAGVAGGSLVRLRGRRIEDVGPRSAHIAGLAYSSFAAPDALTGAGLELIAPSAGDPADYAVLRTPDGQRFAITPTCAANALGAIPEGGYAHAHPESARLALGVLGQHLGASMEAAAQAVLEASAEKLTRTVQGLVREYGLRGTPLYGGGGAASVLGPVVARRLRVPFVPIPHSDVISSIGAALAVIRVERERSVTRQDPTVADLLEREVGDEAVRLGADPASLRVETEYSAREGRLRAVATGAHPLSARTRPLDADEVQQQARQVLGDQARLVFGGTHHTLFVASRVRRGLLRRAEQHAALVLDGRGVRLLRFEDAQVLTGPPHEALDRLRTLLAGRAVAPHVAALTASRLRDYAHLHDPALLLRQLGENLRLEGQVALIVEQ
- a CDS encoding TetR/AcrR family transcriptional regulator; translated protein: MTSPAQERLLHAAHTLFSGRSIHRVSIDDIVREAGSTKATLYRHYRSKDDLLLAVMRWESQAWLHGFQDNVARLEPHPARQLLVVVDALAGGWARPGFRGCVLTRLVLEQADPDHPAGQVLEDHQRRVREYLAVLARRAGRPEPDRLAAELHLVLEGAALLAGVGRDREAFSRARAIAGQLLGDPVYGEKADGA
- a CDS encoding IS5 family transposase — protein: MIRQGYPSDVDDETYHFLLPYLALSPEDAPQRKYPLRDVLNALLWISRTGAQWDYLPNDFPPPEIVRSQAQRWFAAHCFENAVHDLRLFSRIQQQRGGFPSAIIVDSRTLQSTPESGHRAGYDGAKRRKGTKVHLVVDTLGHFIALMTSPANEQDRAQVEELCREAQQLTGGMLEVAFVDQGYTGEETLEAARKSNIELIVVKRPDASRGFVLLPRRWVVERSLAWLSRFRRLGRDLERLSSTLIGFHFVAACVLMLAKIKPFLG
- a CDS encoding YibE/F family protein, whose product is MPVLPLGVPWPARLLLPLLAALPLLLGGCVRLPESPAPLGTYLRGTYEQRYSEDEVLVTLEDGEIVNALSYADGPTYTRGEPVVIYKTGKDYVLNDPVRTPYLGWLLGAVMVIAVAVARGKGFRAILGSTLTLLALWVFILPALLSGHSSAPLTIPALGAVLAVCVYLVHGWNWKSHAALTALWTATTAGYFLTLLVAHLTHLSGTADRAAVVAQGSYGINALSLYVVGVVLSALGAMNDVTVTQASVVETVAQTQPGLPIRRLYALGMQVGGDHVGSMVTVLVLGYAAGALPLMLLLRANGTTPMWVTLNGEALFSELAGLLIALITMLLAVPLSTGLAAWWMGTRQRGRVEAPLHRADQHTG
- a CDS encoding YbaK/EbsC family protein, which translates into the protein MADLAPSARKVQDAWRALGVPAEVVELPGYTRTAAEAAATLGCDVEEIAKSLVFRMGGGEAVLVMLSGRDRVDETRLAECLGEAVGKADAAFVRECTGFAVGGVPPVGHVRSLVTLLDDALLELDAVWAAAGTPHAVARVLTRDLRRLPNARIATLRERREGTSVAA
- a CDS encoding DUF305 domain-containing protein, whose product is MRKTLLTVLALGALPTPALAQMNHGTMHMATPATGMNPPMDLSALKAMTGKAFDRAFLSMMIPHHQAAVAMSQAVLGTRDPKVKAWANTIIRDQNREIAQMNTLLKSYGGADSEMQASMMGDMASSVKSASNKDRAFVQGMIPHHASAIDMANLALQKSQNLSVLGLARDITRAQAAEMYDFKAYLLR